In the Marinobacter sp. Arc7-DN-1 genome, ATGCGCCTCAGGCCATTGGCACATACTCCCAGGCGGTGAAAGCCGGAGACACGGTATATCTGTCTGGCCAGATTCCGCTGGTGCCGGAGACCATGGAAGTGGTGGCAGGGGATTTTGCTGCCAAGACCCGTCAGGTATTTGATAACCTCAAGGCCGTGTGTGAAGCCGCCGGCGGTGAGCTCAAGGATATTGTCAAGCTCAATATCTATATGACCGACCTGGCAAACTTCGCCACGGTAAACGAGATCATGGCTACCTATTTCCAGGAGCCGTATCCTGCCCGCGCGGCAGTTGGCGTCGCTGCGCTGCCCAAGGGCGTACCCATTGAAATGGAAGCAGTCATGGTGCTGAGCTGAAGCCGGGGCAGGTTCCAATTTCGTGGAAAAGGCGGCTACGGTCGCCTTTTCCCGTTTCGCGGACTCAGTTTTGGTGAATCATCGCCCGATAGCCGGCCCGGAAGTCCGGGTACCGGAACTGGAATCCGGTGGCCAGCAGTCGCTGGTTATTGCAGCGTTTACTCCCGGCCCGGCCCCCTTGACGGGCGTCTGGTAAAGGATCGGCGCAGGGAGTTTGTTGCCGTACCCAGTCCACCACTTCATCGAGCCGTACCGGCTCGCAATCGCTGGCGATATAGCAGGGCTCCAGCAGCGCCCCGGAGACGGCAAGCCGGACCAGATGAGCGGCTGCTTCCGCAGCATCTTCTTCATGGATCCGGTTGCTGAACGGTGCCGGTGGCTGCGGGCTCATACGGCCTTGCTGAACCTCCTCAAGAAAACGTGCCCTGGACGGACCATAAATGCCACTGAATCGTATGATGGTTGCAGGGTGACCGCTGTCCAGCGCTGTTCGCTCCCCCGCCAGAATCTGTTCGCCGCTGAATCTGGCCGGGTTGACAGGGCTGGACTCGTCTACCCAGCTGTCGTCATCCTGAGCGTAAACGCTGGTACTGCTGACAAAGAAGAGATGTTTCAGGGAATGTTCGCCCAGTTCCCGTAGCAGGTTTTCGAGGCCGGTAACGTATGCATCCTGGTAGCCCTGCTGGTCGTAACTGGAGGGTGTCAGGCAATAAATGACGATGTCCAGGTTATCTGGCAACTGGCCGGCCAGGGTTGCAGGCCGGGTCAGGTCAGCTCTGATGCCGTGTACGCCTTTCGGCACCTGGTCCGGATTCCGGCGCAGCCCGAATACCGTTGCCGAGGCTTTCAGCCGGCTGGCGATGGCGCCACCGAGTTTGCCACAGCCGGCAACCAGGATTCCCGGCGGGTTAGTGCTTTCAGTGATTGCCATAGACAATTTCAATCCTTATGCTTTAGCTCATAAAGTTAAGTGGAACTTCGACCCGCATCCATCTGACCGGAGCTCACCATGACTCTCACCGAGTTACGATACGTCGTTACGCTGGCCCGCGAAAGGCATTTTGGCCGGGCTGCAGAGCGTTGCCATGTAAGCCAGCCGACACTCAGCGTTGCTGTGAAAAAGCTGGAAGATGAGCTTGGCATCCCGTTGTTCGAGCGCAGCAAGAGCAGCATCCGCGTCACCGAAACCGGTCAGCGTATTATTGAGCAGGCGCAACGGGTGCTTGACCAGGTGGGCGTCATCAGGGATATGGCCCAGGACGGCAAGAACCAGCTCAACTCGCCTTTGAAAGTCGGCGCGATTTACACGATTGGCCCGTACCTTTTCCCCCACTTGCTGCCGGAGTTGCGCCGTGCGGCGTCTGAAATGCCGCTTTACATCGAAGAGAATTATACTGCAAACCTGCGCCAGAAACTCCGGCACTCGGAGCTGGATGCCATCATCATCGCCCTGCCTTTTGAAGAGCCGGAAGTTGTGACGCTGCCGCTCTACGATGAGCCTTTTGTGGTGCTGTTGCCCGCCAGGCATCCGCTGGCAGAGAAGGAGCAACTGACTGCCGATGAACTCGCCCGGGAACAGCTGTTGCTTCTTGGTCCCGGCCACTGTTTCCGGGATCAGGTGCTGGAATCCTGTCCGCCGCTGGTCGATGCGGTGACCCGGCGTGCAGACGCGGCCTCCCCTTCGCTGGTCACCGAGGGCAGCTCTCTGGAAACGATTCGCCACATGGTTGCGTCCGGGCTGGGTATTACTGTGCTGCCGCTCTCCGCGGCAACGGCCATGCAGTACCATGAAGACATTCTGGCCGTGCGTCCATTCGCGCCGCCGGTGCCGTTCCGGACCGTTGCGCTGGCCTGGCGGGTTACCTTCCCGCGGCCCAAGGCGATTGACGTTCTGTCGCTGGCAGCGAGCCAGTGCCGGGTAATCGAGAAGGCGAGAACTGATACACCCGTCGTGGCCGAAAGCGCCTGAGACCTGCTATGACATCACTGGATGACATTTCGGTCACCCAGCTCAAGGGCGTAGGAAACGCCCTGGCAGAGAAGCTTGCCAGGCTGGGGATTGCTTCCCTGCAAGATCTGTTGTTCCACCTCCCGCACCGCTACGAGGACCGGACCCGCATTGTGCCGATGGGCAACCTGCGAATCGGCGATGTGGCGGTGGTCGAAGGGGAGGTGATGAAAGCCGACCTGGTTATGGGGCGCAGGCGCAGCCTGCAGGTGACTCTCCGGGACAACAGTGGCTTTCTGGTGATGCGTTTTTTTCATTTCAATGCGGCCCAGAAAAACCAGCTGGGTGAAGGGGCCCGGGTTCGATGCTTTGGGGAGGTCCGGCCGGGGCGGGCCGGCTACGAATTCTATCACCCGGAGTATCAGGTCAATCCGCCACCCATGCCTGGGGAAGGTCAGGCAACCCTCACCCCGGTGTATCCCCTGACCGAGGGCATTCAGCAACCCCGGGTGCGGTCCCTCTGCCAGCAGGCTCTGGGCTATCTGCAGCGATTCCCGATTCGGGACTGGCTGCCCCAGGAGCTGTTGGCCGAGTATCAACTGCCGGGTATTGCCGAGGCGGTCCAGGTGGTGCATTCGCCCCCCGCCAGTGCGCCTGTGCACCTGTTAATGGAAGGGCGCCACCCGGCGCAGCAGAGACTGGTAATGGAGGAATTGCTGGCGCATCAGTTGAGCCTGCTTCAGGTGCGTGAGCAGATCCGGGCCCGGGAGGCGCTGCCGCTTCTGCCAACGGGAGACCTTACGAAACGTTTCCTCGATTCCCTGCCGTTTTCACTCACCGGCGCGCAGCGCCATGTGCTCGCGGATATCCGGCAGGATCTCAGTCAGCCTTTGCCGATGCTCAGGCTTGTCCAGGGTGACGTTGGTTCCGGGAAAACCGTGGTGGCGGCCCTGGCGGCCCTGCAGGCTATTGGGGCGGGCACCCAGGTCGCCCTTATGGCGCCCACTGAAATCCTGGCAGAACAGCACTTGCAGAACTTCCGGGCATGGTTGGAGCCGTTGGGCATCCGGCTTGCCTGGCTGTCTGGCAAAGTCAAAGGCAAGGCGCGGCAAGAGGCGCTGGAAGTTGTCCGGTCCGGTGAGGCCGGGGTGGTGATCGGAACCCATGCCCTGTTCCAGAATGAGGTTGAGTTTCACCGGCTCGCGCTGGTAATCGTCGATGAGCAACACCGGTTTGGCGTTCATCAGCGCCTGGCCCTGCGCGAGAAAGGCGTGGGTGGGGCGCTGGCACCCCATCAGTTGATCATGACAGCAACGCCCATTCCCCGCACTTTGGCCATGAGCGCTTATGCGGATCTGGACACCTCGGTTATTGATGAATTGCCGCCGGGAAGGAAACCGATTGAAACCATCGTGATTCCCGACAGCCGAAGGGAAGATGTGATCGAACGTGTTCGTGGCGCCTGCCGGGAGGGTCGGCAGGCCTACTGGGTCTGCACACTGATCGAGGAATCCGAAGCCTTGCAGTGCCAGGCAGCAGAAGTGACGGCTCAGGAGCTGGCGGAGAGGCTGCCTGATCTCAAAGTGGACCTGGTCCATGGCCGACTCAGGGCCCAGGAAAAAGCGGCGGTTATGGAACAGTTCAAGGTGGGCGAGCTTGATTTGCTGGTAGCCACCACGGTGATTGAGGTTGGGGTTGATGTTCCCAATGCTTCGTTGATTATCATTGAAAATCCCGAGCGCCTCGGGCTGGCGCAACTGCATCAGCTTCGTGGCCGTGTCGGCCGGGGTGAGCAGGCAAGTTTTTGCGTACTGATGTACCACCCGCCATTGTCCGCTAATGGTAAGGCCCGGCTCCAGGCGCTTCGGGATAGCCAGGATGGCTTTTTTATTGCGGAGAAGGACCTGGAGATTCGCGGGCCAGGCGAGGTGCTGGGTACCCGCCAGACCGGCATGATGCAGTTCCGCCTGGCGGATTTTGAGCGCGATAAGAGCTGGATTGAGCCAGTACGGGAGATGGCGCCAGGGCTCATGGCGCGCCCGGATATAGTTCAGGCACTGGTACGACGTTGGCTTGGCGATAAAATTCGCTATGGCGACGTGTAGAAAAGTCCGTTCTCTGACCGACAGCGTATGGAAGTGGTCAGGAAATAGAGTTCAGTCAACATCAGGGTTATTTCCTTGCCCTATACTGAGCTTACAGTGATAACAGATCCGGACGATCCGAGAAAAAATAGCAACATTCGGGAGGGCTTTATGGAATTACCTGTCGCGGTGCAGCAGGCTCTGGGCGATTCCGCTGCGGGCGTGTCCCTCAGGGATGCTGCCCAGGCCAGCCGGAACGAACTGCTGCGCATGGTTTTGCTCAGTGATGGCCAGGGAAACCTTCAGGTTATCTGCCGCAAGGAGGATATGATCGATCTGGAGCAGTTGAACAAGCAACTTGGCCGTGATTTCCGGCTGATGAAGCGCCGGGAGCAGGTCCGGGTCCGGGAAAGAGCCGGACTTAAGGCATTACCAGCATTGCCGTCTCTGACCGGGTGGCCGACCGTTGTTGACCAGCGCGTTAGTTCCTTGCCAGCAGTCGCTCTTGAGCTGGGCGAGCAAAACCTGGCGATGGTTATGCCTGCGGAAGACTTCCGGACACTGACAGCCAAGGCCGACCGTCGTTCGTTCGCCGTGGCGCCGGAGTCCATCTCCGTCAACCTGAGTGACCATGGCAAGGACAGGGATCAGCTGCATTCTGCCATCAAGAAATTTACCGGCCGGCGTATACAGCAACGCCTGGAAGACACGCTTGAATTGCCGCCGCTGCCGGAAACCGCCCAGAGGATTATCCACCTGCGGGTTAATCCCAATGCTGTCATGGGAGACCTGGTAGACATCGTAGAGAGTGATCCAAGCCTTGCGGCCCAGGTGGTGAGCTGGGCTTCGTCCTCGTTTTATGCGGCCGCAGGTCAGGTAAAGTCAGTGCATGATGCCGTTTCCCGGGTACTCGGGTTTGATCTGGTGATGAACCTGGCCATGGGCCTTTCCCTCGGGCGGGCCCTCAAGCAGCCCCAGGATCATCCCGACGGCTATGTGGATTACTGGCAGCAGGCGATCTGGCAGGCGCAGTCTGCCGGCATTCTCGCCAGCATGATGCCCCGGGGGGAACGGCCGGTATTCGGACTCGCATACCTTGCCGGTCTGTTGCACAATTTTGGTCACCTGGTCCTTGCCCAGGTATTTCCGCCGCATTTCAGGCTCGCCTGTCGTTCGCTGGAAGTGAATCCGGATATTGACTCCTCGGTTACCGAGCACTATCTACTCGGTATTACCCGGGAGCAGATTGCCGCGCAACTGATGGAAAACTGGGGCATGCCGGAGGAAGTGACCCTGGCGATCCGTTACCAGAAAAATCCGGCCTACGATGGCGGCCAAAGCGTCTACGCCAGGCTGCTTTGGCTGGGCCGTCAGTTGTTAACCGCCCGGGGCGTGGAACTGGGTGCCGGGGAAGTGGTCAGTCAGTCGTTCTATCAGGAACTTGGCCTTAACCGTGAGCAGGTTGAGGAGCAGTTTGATGAGCTGGTCAACAGTAAGGACAGCATAATGGCCATGGCCGGCATGATGAGCCAGTAGCGGGTCGCTGTTCCCGGGAATCTGCCTCAAAAAAAGCCGGCCCCGAGGCCGGCAAGTTCACCCGCTTGTTGCAGAGTCGTCCAAACTTATCAGGAGAAAACAATGTGAGGCGGCTCCCACCGCAGATGATGGTGACCGCCCTGTCTTTAATTTAGACTCTGGCAGGGAAAAGAAAAGTCAACCGTATGCGCCTTAAAGGAATGAGTATGCCGTCAGTTTTCGAAGATTCCCGGACTTATTGATTTTCTTGGCTAAATTCTGGTGAGTCCTGGGAGTCCTGTTACAAAATATAACAAAAATAAGGTCTGACCAGTTGTGGCTGGAAGCATTCAAGGGGTGTCGGGCGAAAACGAATGGTGTCGAAGGGCGGTTGCTGCCCGGCGTATCTCGTCAGCGTGTTTCTGCTCAACTTCAAACCGTTCCTTGTCCATCTTTTCGATAAACTTTGTCTCAGTGGCCTGCCGAGCCCGATGGGTGGGCATGTGCTGCAGCTGATCGTGCACTTCCTGAAATACCCGAAAAGGGGACCGCTCCAGCAAGTCTGGTGCAATGTGGTCCAGCAGGCCCTTGAGCCGCAGGCAGGCTTCTGAATATTCGATCTGATCCTCTTCAATCGCCATCGCGATGACATGAACACTGCGGATCATGTCTTTTCTGCGGTTTGCCTGGAACTCCTTGGCTTTGGCCTGTCGTTTACGGTTTTCCGAGAGCAAAGTCATCTGCCGGCGGATAAACACCAGCATCAGAACGATGGCGATCACGCCGGTGATGATCAGACTCCACTGCAGCCACTGAGGCATTATCAACTCCTTTTATGGATCAGGCCCGTTTCCGTTGTCGCCCGGGGCGCCAGACTTTGACAGTAACGGACTGACCATTCAATACGGACGTGCCAGAGAGCGGATCAATGTCACCGTCGCTGAGCACATCGTTTATGCTTGCTCCGGCATGGGCTGCCGCCACTGACTGGCCGGTGCCCTCGCGGTCGTGACCCCAGCCATGGGGGATTGAAACGACGCCGGGCATGACATCTTCGGTGATTTCTACAGGTAGAACAATCTGCCGGGTTTCTGCACTGATTTTGGCCGAGTCGGTCGCCTGCAGTCCCAAGCGGCTGGCATCTTTGGGGTGAATCATCAGGGTGCAGCGGTCTTTACCTTTCACCAGGCGCTGGCTGTTGTGCATCCAGGAATTGTTGCTGCGAACATGGCGCCTGCCGATCAGGAGCAGGTCGTCGTCAGCGGGTGTTGCCAGCATGTCGTGTAAACGCCCGAGATCGTCCAGATACCGCCTGGGCGCCAGATTGATTCGGTCATCCCGGGTAAAGAGTCGATCCGGAAGCGAAGGCTGAAGCGGTCCGAGATCAACCCCGCTCGGGCATTCCCTGAGCGCGTGCAGCGAGAGGCCCTTGGGCAGGTCCTGCCAGTGGCGGTTCAGGGGGCTGAGTTTTGCCAGACCCCTGAGCAGATGCCGCTGCGGGAGAATATCCATGATCAGATCAACGGCCGGTTGCAACACCCCGCGTGCCCGGCCCACGTCTGCGCCATAGGGGCCGGCGCGCAGCAGCAGATCCAGAATCGGATCCGGGCCGATCTGCTTGAAGGTGCGCCAGCCCAGCTCTGAGCGCAGCGGCAACCGCCCGCCTTTTCGGCGTCTTTCAAGACGGTGGGCAAGTTCCAGCAGGATCTGCCAGTCATGGCGGGTATCCGGGCCCGCATCAAACAAGGGCTCGCTGTACTTGGCGACGTTGCGCACGGCAAGCATGTTGAAAATCAGGTCGTAATGACTGCGTTCGAGGGCTGCGGTCGGAGGCAAAATGATGTCGGCGTGGCGGGTGGTTTCATTCAGGTAGTAATCCACCGAGACCATGAAGTCGAGCCCGCCGAGAGCCTCTTCAAGCCGTCGTCCGTTGGGGCTTGAGAGGACCGGATTGCCCGCTATGGTAACAAAGGAACGGATCTGCCCCTCGCCCGGTGTCAGCATTTCATCGGCCATGGTGCTGGCAGGGTATTCTCCGGCAAACTCCGGCAATCCCTTCACGCGGCTGTGGCGTTTGCCAAAGTGACCGTTCTGGCCAGACATGGCGCCGAGCTCCACCAGATCGATGGCCGGCTGGGTAAACAGAACACCCCCGGAAATATCCAGTTTGCCGGTAAGAATGTTGAGGCAGTATGCGAGCCAGGTGGCGACACCGCCAAACCGTTGGGTGCTGGTACCGATGCGGGTGTACAGGGCGGCCTTTCGGGTCGTGGCCAGCTGTCGGGCGAGTGCCCGGATATCCTTCGTGGCAACGCCGGTACGGGCGCTCACCGCTTCTGGCGTGAAGGCGAGGGAAGCCAGGCGCAGCAGATCAACATCCTTTACCAGTCGCTCGGCAGGCCCCGGGTCCACCAGGTTCTCTTTAAACAGGGTATGCACCATGGCCATCAGCAGCAGGGCATCGCTACCGGGACGGATGAAATGGAATTGGTCCGCCAGCTTTGCGGTTTCGGTCCGGCGGGGGTCTACCACAATCATTTTCCCGCCCCGCTGTTTCAGGGCTTTGAGCCGGCCCCTGAAATCGGGCACGGTCATCAGACTGCCATTGGACGCCATCGGATTGGCACCGATGCAGATAAACAAATCGGTGTGGTCGATGTCCGGAATCGGAAACAGGATCTGGTGCCCGAACATTTCCAGGCTGGCCAGCATGTGCGGCAACTGATCGTTAGAGGTTGCCGAGAAGCGGTTCTGGCTGCCGATCGCCCGCAAAAACGGCATGGTAGCAACCAGGGAGCCATGGTTGTGGACATTGGGGTTGCCCAGGTAAACGCCGATACTGTTGCGGCCATGGTCCTGACGGGTCTGGTGGAGTTTTTCTGCAACCAGATCGAAGGCCTGGTCCCAGTCCATTTCCTGCCAGCCGGTCGTGGTTTTCCGCATCGGCTTCCGCAAACGGTCCGGATCCTCGTGGAGATCCTGCAGCGCAACCGCCTTTGGACAGATGTGCCCCCGGCTGAGCGGATCATTTTCATCACCCTTGATGGAGTCAATGTGACCGTCTTTCATTTCAATAGCGACACCGCACATGGCCTCGCAAAGGTGACAGGTACGGTAGTGGGTGCCGTTTTCCATGAAGGGGGTCTCCCGGAGACTGTTGCCATGGCTGCTGAGGTTTCATTTTGCAACCAGATTAGCAGGAAATGGACGGGAGGGGGAAATAAGGATCGGTCGTTTCAGAGGCAAAAAGGGCCAGCTCGCAGGCCGGCCCTTCGTGCACAGGTCTCAGAGCCTTCTATTGCTCAGCTGGGATCTCCTTCACCGGATTGGAGATGAAGTTGAGGTAGACGCCCTGTTCGGGGATCTGAAGGGGCAGATCTATCGTCACAATTTCTCCGCCAGGGACTCCCAGGGCCCGCGCGCGGACATTGATGTCGACCAGGTTCGAGTTTCGTTGCTCAATCTGCATCCGGCCGTCGTCGAAGAAGGTAATGTTCCCCTCGAGTTCGAGCACGAATTCCCGGCCGTACAGATCGTGGCGGCCGCCCAGCGGTATTTCCATGTCCGGTGCATCGAGCATCAGTTCGGCGCGGGTCTTGAACACCGGCTGGCCATTGTCGCCTTCGGTAATTACCCCGGGGATCAGGCCCGAGCGGCTGCAGGAGGGCCCGGAACAGGCCGGGTCGTCCTTAGTGTAGCGCATACGAAGGACTTGGGTATTGGTGATGGACTCTTCCTGTAGCGGGATGAACCCGAAAACCCGCAGCTCTGTGAACACACTGATTGATGTGGTCGCAAGCTGGGTGGGGTAGAGATTCACCAGAATCCCCTCATCGCCTGTCGGCTCATACACACCGGGGCCGACAACTTCGGTATTCAGGGCGTAGGTCTGATAGATAAACTTGTTCTTCGGGCACCGCTCACCGGTCTCGCAGCCAACCCGTG is a window encoding:
- a CDS encoding RidA family protein; translation: MTNKSVIQTENAPQAIGTYSQAVKAGDTVYLSGQIPLVPETMEVVAGDFAAKTRQVFDNLKAVCEAAGGELKDIVKLNIYMTDLANFATVNEIMATYFQEPYPARAAVGVAALPKGVPIEMEAVMVLS
- a CDS encoding NAD-dependent epimerase/dehydratase family protein, whose product is MAITESTNPPGILVAGCGKLGGAIASRLKASATVFGLRRNPDQVPKGVHGIRADLTRPATLAGQLPDNLDIVIYCLTPSSYDQQGYQDAYVTGLENLLRELGEHSLKHLFFVSSTSVYAQDDDSWVDESSPVNPARFSGEQILAGERTALDSGHPATIIRFSGIYGPSRARFLEEVQQGRMSPQPPAPFSNRIHEEDAAEAAAHLVRLAVSGALLEPCYIASDCEPVRLDEVVDWVRQQTPCADPLPDARQGGRAGSKRCNNQRLLATGFQFRYPDFRAGYRAMIHQN
- a CDS encoding hydrogen peroxide-inducible genes activator, with product MTLTELRYVVTLARERHFGRAAERCHVSQPTLSVAVKKLEDELGIPLFERSKSSIRVTETGQRIIEQAQRVLDQVGVIRDMAQDGKNQLNSPLKVGAIYTIGPYLFPHLLPELRRAASEMPLYIEENYTANLRQKLRHSELDAIIIALPFEEPEVVTLPLYDEPFVVLLPARHPLAEKEQLTADELAREQLLLLGPGHCFRDQVLESCPPLVDAVTRRADAASPSLVTEGSSLETIRHMVASGLGITVLPLSAATAMQYHEDILAVRPFAPPVPFRTVALAWRVTFPRPKAIDVLSLAASQCRVIEKARTDTPVVAESA
- the recG gene encoding ATP-dependent DNA helicase RecG, with the protein product MTSLDDISVTQLKGVGNALAEKLARLGIASLQDLLFHLPHRYEDRTRIVPMGNLRIGDVAVVEGEVMKADLVMGRRRSLQVTLRDNSGFLVMRFFHFNAAQKNQLGEGARVRCFGEVRPGRAGYEFYHPEYQVNPPPMPGEGQATLTPVYPLTEGIQQPRVRSLCQQALGYLQRFPIRDWLPQELLAEYQLPGIAEAVQVVHSPPASAPVHLLMEGRHPAQQRLVMEELLAHQLSLLQVREQIRAREALPLLPTGDLTKRFLDSLPFSLTGAQRHVLADIRQDLSQPLPMLRLVQGDVGSGKTVVAALAALQAIGAGTQVALMAPTEILAEQHLQNFRAWLEPLGIRLAWLSGKVKGKARQEALEVVRSGEAGVVIGTHALFQNEVEFHRLALVIVDEQHRFGVHQRLALREKGVGGALAPHQLIMTATPIPRTLAMSAYADLDTSVIDELPPGRKPIETIVIPDSRREDVIERVRGACREGRQAYWVCTLIEESEALQCQAAEVTAQELAERLPDLKVDLVHGRLRAQEKAAVMEQFKVGELDLLVATTVIEVGVDVPNASLIIIENPERLGLAQLHQLRGRVGRGEQASFCVLMYHPPLSANGKARLQALRDSQDGFFIAEKDLEIRGPGEVLGTRQTGMMQFRLADFERDKSWIEPVREMAPGLMARPDIVQALVRRWLGDKIRYGDV
- a CDS encoding HDOD domain-containing protein, which codes for MELPVAVQQALGDSAAGVSLRDAAQASRNELLRMVLLSDGQGNLQVICRKEDMIDLEQLNKQLGRDFRLMKRREQVRVRERAGLKALPALPSLTGWPTVVDQRVSSLPAVALELGEQNLAMVMPAEDFRTLTAKADRRSFAVAPESISVNLSDHGKDRDQLHSAIKKFTGRRIQQRLEDTLELPPLPETAQRIIHLRVNPNAVMGDLVDIVESDPSLAAQVVSWASSSFYAAAGQVKSVHDAVSRVLGFDLVMNLAMGLSLGRALKQPQDHPDGYVDYWQQAIWQAQSAGILASMMPRGERPVFGLAYLAGLLHNFGHLVLAQVFPPHFRLACRSLEVNPDIDSSVTEHYLLGITREQIAAQLMENWGMPEEVTLAIRYQKNPAYDGGQSVYARLLWLGRQLLTARGVELGAGEVVSQSFYQELGLNREQVEEQFDELVNSKDSIMAMAGMMSQ
- a CDS encoding DUF2489 domain-containing protein; its protein translation is MPQWLQWSLIITGVIAIVLMLVFIRRQMTLLSENRKRQAKAKEFQANRRKDMIRSVHVIAMAIEEDQIEYSEACLRLKGLLDHIAPDLLERSPFRVFQEVHDQLQHMPTHRARQATETKFIEKMDKERFEVEQKHADEIRRAATALRHHSFSPDTP
- a CDS encoding molybdopterin-dependent oxidoreductase; the protein is MENGTHYRTCHLCEAMCGVAIEMKDGHIDSIKGDENDPLSRGHICPKAVALQDLHEDPDRLRKPMRKTTTGWQEMDWDQAFDLVAEKLHQTRQDHGRNSIGVYLGNPNVHNHGSLVATMPFLRAIGSQNRFSATSNDQLPHMLASLEMFGHQILFPIPDIDHTDLFICIGANPMASNGSLMTVPDFRGRLKALKQRGGKMIVVDPRRTETAKLADQFHFIRPGSDALLLMAMVHTLFKENLVDPGPAERLVKDVDLLRLASLAFTPEAVSARTGVATKDIRALARQLATTRKAALYTRIGTSTQRFGGVATWLAYCLNILTGKLDISGGVLFTQPAIDLVELGAMSGQNGHFGKRHSRVKGLPEFAGEYPASTMADEMLTPGEGQIRSFVTIAGNPVLSSPNGRRLEEALGGLDFMVSVDYYLNETTRHADIILPPTAALERSHYDLIFNMLAVRNVAKYSEPLFDAGPDTRHDWQILLELAHRLERRRKGGRLPLRSELGWRTFKQIGPDPILDLLLRAGPYGADVGRARGVLQPAVDLIMDILPQRHLLRGLAKLSPLNRHWQDLPKGLSLHALRECPSGVDLGPLQPSLPDRLFTRDDRINLAPRRYLDDLGRLHDMLATPADDDLLLIGRRHVRSNNSWMHNSQRLVKGKDRCTLMIHPKDASRLGLQATDSAKISAETRQIVLPVEITEDVMPGVVSIPHGWGHDREGTGQSVAAAHAGASINDVLSDGDIDPLSGTSVLNGQSVTVKVWRPGRQRKRA